The following proteins are encoded in a genomic region of Rhodospirillales bacterium:
- the aprB gene encoding adenylyl-sulfate reductase subunit beta, with the protein MPTFVYMTRCDGCGHCVDICPSDIMHIDKTYRRAYNIEPNMCWECYSCVKACPQHAIDVRGYADFAPLGHSVRVIREEEKGTIAWRIKFRNGTEKNFLSPITTKPWGKHIPKLSEVSGPTKEMRDSQLLYNEPKYIRFDDGGLHTLESNGLKLKKGVVY; encoded by the coding sequence GCGTCGATATCTGCCCGTCGGACATCATGCACATCGATAAGACCTATCGGCGCGCCTACAACATCGAGCCCAACATGTGCTGGGAGTGTTACTCCTGCGTGAAGGCCTGCCCGCAGCACGCCATCGACGTGCGCGGCTACGCCGACTTCGCGCCGCTGGGCCACAGCGTCCGCGTGATCCGCGAGGAGGAAAAAGGCACGATCGCCTGGCGGATCAAGTTCAGGAACGGTACGGAAAAGAACTTCCTGTCGCCGATCACCACCAAGCCTTGGGGCAAGCACATCCCGAAGCTTTCGGAAGTTTCCGGGCCGACCAAGGAAATGCGGGACAGCCAGTTGCTATACAACGAGCCAAAGTACATCCGCTTTGACGACGGCGGGTTGCATACCTTGGAATCGAATGGCCTCAAGTTGAAAAAGGGTGTGGTGTACTAA
- a CDS encoding adenylyl-sulfate reductase subunit alpha: MAYKTIIEDNIDILVAGAGLGGCGAAFEARFWGQNKKIVIAEKANIDRSGAVAQGLYAINCYMGTRWGENKPEDHVRYARIDLMGLLREDLQFDMARHVDSTVHQFEEWGLPMMRNPKTGRYQREGRWQIMIHGESYKPIVAEAAKKSADKVFNRICLTHLLLDEAKPNRIAGAVGFNVRTGDFHVFKSKTVICGAGGASNIFKPRSTGEGMGRVWYAPWSSGSAYGLMINAGAKMTQMENRIVLARFKDGYGPVGAYFLHLKTYTQNCLGEEYESKWFPELQKMVGKEYLDPELAHRTHRPIPTCLRNHAIICEVNAGRGPIHMVTMEAFQDPHLEEVGWENFLGMTIGQAVLWAANDVDPKNENPEITTSEPYVMGSHATGSGAWCSGPEDVSPPEYFWGYNRMMTIEGLFGAGDAVGGTPHAFSSGSFTEGRLAAKAACKYIDDGKGEGIVVSDRQIEEFRQQVYKPLEHYKTYRNEIVAGDVNPNYINPRQGLDRLQKMMDEYCGGSTVNYMTNEKLLNIGLKKMKVLEEDLEKLGASDIHELLRAWELKHRHRTAECVMQHTLFRKETRWPGYYYRGDAMKLDDANWHVLTVSRRDPKTGEYTMEKAPVYHLVGKDE; this comes from the coding sequence ATGGCATACAAAACGATCATCGAAGACAATATCGACATTCTGGTCGCGGGCGCCGGTCTTGGCGGCTGCGGCGCGGCCTTCGAGGCGCGCTTTTGGGGCCAGAACAAGAAGATTGTCATCGCCGAAAAGGCCAACATCGACCGTTCCGGCGCCGTCGCACAGGGTCTGTACGCCATCAACTGCTACATGGGCACGCGGTGGGGTGAAAACAAGCCGGAAGATCACGTGCGCTACGCGCGCATCGACCTGATGGGGCTATTGCGCGAAGACCTGCAGTTCGACATGGCACGCCACGTCGATTCCACCGTCCACCAGTTCGAGGAGTGGGGCCTGCCGATGATGCGGAACCCGAAGACGGGCCGCTATCAGCGCGAAGGTCGGTGGCAAATCATGATCCACGGCGAATCGTACAAGCCGATCGTCGCCGAGGCCGCGAAGAAGTCGGCCGACAAGGTGTTCAACCGCATCTGCCTGACGCACCTGTTGTTGGACGAAGCCAAGCCGAACCGCATCGCGGGCGCCGTCGGGTTCAACGTCCGTACCGGCGACTTTCATGTCTTCAAGTCCAAGACCGTAATCTGCGGCGCGGGCGGCGCGTCGAACATCTTCAAGCCGCGGTCCACCGGCGAAGGCATGGGGCGCGTCTGGTACGCGCCGTGGTCGTCGGGTTCCGCGTACGGCCTAATGATCAACGCCGGCGCGAAGATGACGCAAATGGAAAACCGGATCGTGCTGGCCCGTTTCAAGGACGGTTACGGCCCGGTCGGCGCCTACTTCCTGCACCTCAAGACCTACACGCAGAACTGCCTGGGCGAGGAATACGAATCGAAGTGGTTCCCCGAACTGCAGAAGATGGTCGGCAAGGAATACCTGGATCCGGAACTTGCGCACCGGACCCATCGGCCGATTCCGACCTGCCTGCGCAACCATGCGATCATCTGCGAAGTGAATGCGGGTCGCGGGCCGATCCACATGGTCACCATGGAAGCCTTTCAGGACCCCCACCTCGAAGAAGTGGGCTGGGAGAACTTCCTCGGCATGACCATCGGCCAGGCCGTTCTGTGGGCCGCGAACGACGTGGACCCGAAAAACGAAAACCCGGAAATCACCACTTCGGAACCGTACGTCATGGGCTCGCACGCGACTGGCAGCGGCGCCTGGTGCTCGGGCCCCGAGGACGTCTCGCCGCCGGAGTATTTCTGGGGCTACAACCGCATGATGACCATCGAGGGGTTATTCGGTGCGGGTGACGCGGTCGGCGGCACGCCGCACGCTTTCTCGTCCGGTTCGTTCACCGAGGGACGTCTGGCCGCGAAGGCAGCCTGCAAATACATCGACGACGGCAAGGGCGAAGGCATCGTCGTTTCCGACAGGCAGATCGAGGAGTTCCGCCAGCAGGTTTACAAGCCGCTGGAACATTACAAAACTTACCGGAACGAAATCGTCGCCGGCGACGTCAATCCCAACTACATCAACCCGCGCCAGGGTCTCGACCGTCTGCAGAAAATGATGGACGAGTATTGCGGCGGCTCAACGGTCAATTACATGACCAACGAGAAGCTTCTCAACATCGGCCTCAAGAAGATGAAAGTGCTGGAAGAAGACCTCGAAAAGTTGGGCGCTTCGGACATCCACGAACTGCTGCGTGCTTGGGAATTGAAGCACCGGCACCGGACGGCCGAATGTGTCATGCAGCACACGCTGTTCCGCAAGGAAACCCGTTGGCCCGGTTACTACTACCGCGGCGACGCGATGAAGTTGGACGATGCGAACTGGCACGTGCTGACGGTTTCGCGCCGCGATCCGAAAACCGGCGAATACACGATGGAAAAAGCTCCTGTGTATCACCTCGTCGGCAAGGACGAGTAG